One Pyxicephalus adspersus chromosome 3, UCB_Pads_2.0, whole genome shotgun sequence genomic window carries:
- the CYBC1 gene encoding cytochrome b-245 chaperone 1: protein MPWAVQCSWEVAGGAGRNKAAMYMQVESHTGTLLHLKRSPSIRSWSLLVGIGSVGLAAAYYSTDSFAWKLFYVAGCLFVAIQNLEDWEEAIFDKKDGKVILKTFNLYKKLLTLCKGGQEQAVVPLSEIRDVSVEEEKVRYFGKGYLIVLRLLTGISHPLTQSAVLGGRSDVEAMARLLTSFLELDLAGFHSRIMEESSDSEETLDKDDE from the exons ATGCCCTGGGCTGTGCAGTGTAGCTGGGAAGTTGCTGGAGGTGCAGGCAG AAACAAGGCAGCCATGTACATGCAGGTGGAGAGCCACACAGGGACCCTCCTACATCTCAAGAGGAGCCCCAGCATCCGCTCCTGGTCCCTTCTGGTTG GAATCGGTTCAGTGGGATTGGCAGCTGCGTATTACAGCACGG ACTCCTTTGCATGGAAGCTTTTCTACGTAGCCGGCTGTCTCTTTGTAGCTATCCAGAATTTAGAAGACTGGGAG GAAGCCATATTTGACAAAAAAGATGGAAAAGTCATCTTGAAAACCTTCAACTTGTACAAGAAATTGCTGACATTGTGTAAAGGAGGCCAGGAACAAG CGGTAGTGCCCCTCAGCGAGATACGAGATGTCAGCGTAGAAGAGGAGAAAGTGAGATACTTCGGGAAGGGTTACCTTATCGTCTTGCGGCTTCTGACTGGGATATCTCACCCGCTTACTCAAAGCGCGGTGCTAGGAGGACGAAG TGATGTAGAAGCCATGGCCAGGCTTCTGACCAGCTTTTTGGAACTTGACCTGGCAGGATTCCATTCCAGAATAATGGAGGAGAGCAGCGACAGTGAGGAAACCTTGGATAAGGATGATGAATGA